The Papaver somniferum cultivar HN1 unplaced genomic scaffold, ASM357369v1 unplaced-scaffold_33, whole genome shotgun sequence genome includes a window with the following:
- the LOC113341999 gene encoding uncharacterized protein LOC113341999, giving the protein MANQLISGKTSSSSTAATLLSLVIISVYSLSLYCNNGANSAMPFSSSSYSSSIREASNNTTTITGYILIVIIMIGITGLLIVAARATLVTWITVLVLLALVAGKRRKSLVREGRKITTDITVYAMKNILLRDKSIIAITLGILSFIVFILRRV; this is encoded by the coding sequence ATGGCAAACCAACTTATTTCTGGAAAAACATCctcatcgtcaacagcagcaaCGTTACTCTCTCTGGTTATCATTTCCGTATACAGTCTCTCATTATATTGCAACAACGGAGCAAATAGTGCAATgcctttttcttcctcttcttattcttcttcaataCGGGAGGCATCAAATAATACAACAACGATAACAGGATATATCTTGATTGTTATAATAATGATAGGAATTACAGGATTACTGATTGTTGCAGCTAGAGCAACATTAGTCACATGGATTACTGTATTGGTATTGTTAGCATTGGTTGCTGGTAAAAGAAGGAAATCATTAGTACGTGAAGGTAGAAAGATTACAACAGATATTACTGTTTATGCTATGAAGAATATTCTTCTTAGAGATAAAAGCATTATTGCTATTACTTTAGGGATTCTGAGCTTCATTGTTTTCATTCTAAGAAGAGTATAA